The genomic window cgacatgacaaagtcattgaaaactcacatacacaaagtggagtgaccggggttcgaaccccgggtACCAACGttcgacactagcaatttcgataTTTCTGTCATTTGAGTTAGGATTTGTGGacacattttcctttttataaaattgaatctCTAAAGagtacttcaatttttttttttttttgaacaagctaaattagtccatccaaattggcaccagagagaatcgaacctcatacctcaagaggagcacactctcaggtcccaaaccaataccaatgcaccaactcaAGTGAGTTTAGAGTACTTCAAAATTTAACCAAATCTTTGTTAACGTTTTTTTTCCGTCAAATTTATTGCTCAATttatgttgtaaaaaaaaaactgttgaattataaaaaaaaaaaaaaaaaattatagaatgtTGAATTAGAGAATTTAAAATGCTGGTTTTGATATGACATGAGAATAGCATGAGCAATATTAAGGTGCTTTGTGTGTATCTTGTAACCATTTCAATAAAGGGTTAGGATTGATTATTAAATGGTGCACCAGTGAGCTATATGAATAGCTTGCTCACGGTAGAACCAGAAGGCGCCTGTTTTATAAGCTCAATCCATAGTAAAccataaattcttttttttttttttttttttgataaagtaaACCATAAATTCTAGTATTTATATCTCTCTCAAATCTTGATGAGATAAACATCAGCCTTTTTTTTGTCATCATCTCCAACAACAACTATTCTTCTcccacctttttattttttatttgtctttgtAATTTGTCAAAGGAACAAGAGATCTtgctattcttttttttttttttggtagtgaGAGATCTTGCTATTCTATCAGCCTTCATCTAGCATCAATATTCCACTCAAACCAACATTCACAACTTGTTTTTTAAGTTCAACAAAATATGTATTTCTGATCTATATCTCATGGCTGTGTTGATatatactaaaaataaaatgatagaaGTGTTTTTGGAAGTGAATCAATTTCTAACATGGAAGATCTATGTGCTTAGTTTTCTCACAAAAGTGATTTTTGCAGTGAATCAATCTCCATCCACAATTCATgcttgaaaaaataaaatagcaatTTGCAAAGATCACATCTAATTGTAGagattaaaagttaaaaccttCATCAATTATGTTTGCTGTTTCTGATTAGGTGTCCTCTGaactttttcaattaaaaaaaaaaaaaaactgaaattggATTTTGAccagatataaaaaaaaaaactgtaaaaaaaaaagtacatgcAGCTGAACCGGCCAGACTGGCCGGTTTTGTGCTggtttaaatgttttttttccgGTTCAGTTGCTCAACGGTTTTTAGCACTAACTGGACCGAATACAAGTCTGGTTCCCAGTTCGACCGATCGGTCCGATTTTGACAATCTTGCTTTTAACAATCTTGCTTCCCAGTTCGACCGATCACtcaatatttttagtccctgCCATCCACATAAGATTAACGTAAGATGATGTGACGGTGACGTGGCACTGCCACGTGTATTTTTTtggctgttttttttttaacaaagaacACAATGATTAGCAACATAGACAGAAAATGACAAACATCACTCTTTAACTTTTATGCAGCTCACCTCACTGCAAGTACAAATATAGTTCATTACATCATAGTAAGAGTTCAACTTTCACTAACATTATTCTGGTCCCCTAAAACAGTCCACTAACATGCAATGCAAAAAAACATTATTCTCAGTTCTCACGCTGATCAATCTAAGAAATGGCTAAGAAttgaagataaataaaaatctCAGAAACAAAGTTCATAACCAGAGCATTTATTTTTTACACACCAATCACCTCCAAAACAATTAATAACAACCCAACAAGGAGTGTCGAAGTGGAAAGGAGAAAGAAACAGATCAAGACTCAACACCAGTGTCCACTCACCAACAGCAGCTGTGTCAAAATCAAAACATTCATTGCCACTTTGTACAAATATGTTGGAAAAGTAGCATACTCTAATCCAAGAAATTGGGAATGACAGTGGAACTTGAGAAATGCAACAAGCTTTCAACCACTAATTACTTCTTCCACTGCAACAATAACTTACCAATTAAAACTCAAAACCAACTATGAAAGTGAAACAGAAGCAATTAATTCAACGTTCCATCAACATCCAAGCTTGGAGAGCTTTCAACTcaacaattaaaacaaattccACGGCACTTGTTGCACAACGATCAAGGTTTTGAATACCTATTCCAACCTAAATCCAATTTATCAGCACCAACACCACTATcgcataaataaatataatactctctctctctcttgtgcCTAAACCTAAATGACAAAAAGCTTCAATGCATGATAAGTAAATTTGTATACGAAACAGACTTCCCTGCTAGGTGTGATTGGAGGGAGGGACGGGGCTTAACTAAAGGACAGGTCAGTCAAATAATTAagattgtatatttttttatggaactTTATGTATCATAATTTAAGTTTACTagcaaaacaacaaaaatataccCAAAATTCCATTTAACTAATAATTTAAGGAGAAAATTTACATTTAAAACTAAATACAACATACTGTATCCAGAACCTTGCATTAAGGGAAATTGAGAGAGCATATCATGCACGACGTTTACTCAAACGCCATGAATTTGGCTCGTGGTATCTATCATAAAGTGGTTCAATACGCTCTTGACGCTTTCGTTTGCTCATCTTTGTAGGATCGGCCACTTTGAAGAATTGTGGAGCCAATTCAACAAGCCATTTGGGGTCTATGACTGTGACCTCGCGCATATATTCCTTAGTTGTCATTACAAGCTCGTGGTATATGACCCAGTCTGGCTGCCTCTGGAACAAAGCTGAACTTGGATGGATATATACAGGCTGATTCTCAACAAGGGTTCTGTAACCTTCCTGGGGGTCCTTTCTAGCTGCATGAAAAAAGAACCCAGCAGTGATAGCCTTCCTGGTCTTTGTGAAGTTTTTtccagcactcacaacatccaaTTTGTACCTGAATATCAGTGTTGATGATCAGAGTACAGTTTAATCTGAGTAAATGATACTCACAAGACTAATGTCATCAAAATAACTATATAAACCACACAATACAGCAAAATGTTGGTTAAAATAATGGCAACAAGAAGGCCAGAGTAAATAATACTCGGGTATCCTCAATATAAGGGAAAAAGATACTTCTCTTTCCATTATATACAGagtataacattaaaaaaacaagTGCATCAGTAAAATCATTGAGAATCTAAATAATATTGTGcaaattaaatatatagaaCTGAAGgggacattttttttttgtgtgacaaTTACATTTAACATTTACTATAATAAGCTTTTCCTTTCAAGAGGCAAATGTcctaacatgtttttttttttaattttttatcataatcTTATAAAAATTACCTATGATTATAACACCTTGCCACATATCTTCCATGCTTAGGAATTATGTAGGACAAGGTTTCCCATTGATGTccaaaacaaagaaacaaaagcAAGCAAAAttttataagatatataaatagatagatagatagatagatatctTACTTATCCATGATGGTGAGAAGTTGTTTCCTTACATCCTGGGCTCTTCTCAAGGATCGAGATTGAACAAAGTTCTCAAAACACCAAGGTCCAGAAAAGTTTTTACTTTTCCAGGATTCATAAACAGCAAGTAGTGTAAGATGGTCACCCTCTGCCTGGAAAAACCTTGCCTTTTTCTGATCTGCTTGAGCTTGTTTTTCCCTGGGCCTGTAAAAAATATTGCCAGTCTGGATCATGGCAATTATAGTCAAAATCTCATCACTGCATCCAAGGTCTACGCTGGCAAGCAGCATCTTGGACAGCGGCGGATCCAAAGGAAATTCAGCCATTTTCCTACCCAATTTGGTTAGAAGACCCTCTTCATCCAATGCTCCAAGACTGTAGAGCTGCTCCATGGCGGAAATAAGTGCTTGGGGTGACGGTGGATCCATAAAATCAAATGATAGAAGATCATTTATGCCCATAGCTTTCATGCTAAGAGTAGTTGTGCCCAGATTTATCCTTTGAATCTCTGGAATTGAGGTAGGAGACATCTCATTCCTATATGCACTCTCGGTATAAAGACGGTAACACTTTCCAGGTCCAGTACGCCCTGCACGTCCAGCTCTTTGTTTAGCAGATGCTTGTGATATTGGTGTTATCACCAAGGAATCAAGACCTAGTTTCGGGTTATAAACATTTTGCTTAGCAAACCCCGGATCAATGACATAAAATATCCCATCAATAGTCAAAGAAGCCTCAGCAATGTTTGTAGCCACAACCACTTTCCTTTTCCCAGGAGGAGCAGGATCGAATATCCTAGATTGCATTTCACTAGGAAGGGCACTATAAACAGGTAAAATGATCAGCTCTGGGACATTCTTACCTAATCCCTTCATTCTCTCATAGAGAGACTGGCAAGCAAAATCAATCTCCTCCTGACCAGTTAAGAAGAGAAGAATGTCTCCTTCAGGTTCTGTTAAATGGATCTGTAGGACAGTGATCAAAGATGCATCCAAGTAATCACTTTCTGGCTGTTTAGTATAAAGTACCTCCACTGGAAAAGTTCTGCCAGGAATTGTGAAGATGTTACAGTTAAAGAAATATCCTGAAAATTTTTCAGCATCAAGAGTAGCAGATGTGACAATCAATCGCAACTCAGGTCTGCGCTTCACCAGCTGCTTCAGCAGTCCGAAGAGAACATCCGTATAAATAGTTCTCTCATGGGCTTCATCAAGCATGATAACAAAATACTGTGACAGGTTCTCATCAACCAATATTTCCCTAAGAAGCATACCATCGGTCATGTACTTGATTACGGTATCAGGTCCAGTGCAATCCTCAAACCGAATGGCATAACCAACTTCCTCCCCTAATCTACATCCAAACTCTTCTGCAACTCTCTTTGCAACTGACATTGCAGCCACCCTACGGGGTTGAGTACATCCAATTTTACCTCTTGTGGTGTAACCTGCTTCAGCAAGATATTGTGTGACCTGAGTAGTCTTTCCCGAACCGGTTTCACCAATCACAACCAATACCTGATTATCATGGACAGCCTGAATCAATTCTTTTTTTAACTTGTAAATTGGCAAACTCTCCCTCTGTTCCTGAATAGAAAGCTTTGACCTTTGCCCAAAAGTAATGGTTTTCCCATAGGCATCCTTCTTCCATTCTGGCATATCATAGGCCGATAAGCCAACACCCTTCAACTCCTGAGCAAGATGCCTTTCACCTGACTCTGGCATAGGGTCTTCCCAAGGACGATTGAGATCCTTTGGAATTGAATCAATCATCGTTCTCTGTTGCTGTTCTCTTACTTCCCTTCGTTCCTTTATAAGCGCAGACTGAAGTGCAGCAGCACGACCCAGAGAACCTTCTGGATTCTTAAATATCTTAACAGGAGACATATCTATTGATGATTTGGTCTGCCCTTGCAAGAAGGCAGGTTCATCGTCATTCATCTCAATCTCAAGCTCTTCCTCAGCACCTTCTTCTTGGTACATCACTCCATCTGCCTCATCATCATAAGACGGATACTCCGAAACACTCAAAACCCCCGAAGCAATCAACTGTTTCGCTTCCCATATGTCAGGAGAGCTCATTCTCTTAAATGGCCTGCGCGAAGAACCAACATCATCCTCTTCAACAATCCTGATCCCAGAAAGCCCTGTCCTAGCCACCGGCCCATCTTTTGAATCTTGTGGATTAGTCCGAAAAGTCTCCTCCTCCGATCTCTTCTTCAACGGAAGAAGATCCTTCCCGGTATGTTGATCAACATCCCTCATGGAAAGACTCAACTTCGAACCAGAAACCGAAATCACCTTCACATAAACCTGTTGATCCCTTTTAACAACCTCCTTAGCATTACCAATCTTCCTAGTAGCCATCTGAGAAACATGAACCAAACCCTCCTTCCCTCTAAAATCATCCAACTGAACAAAACAACCAGTATCCATCACCCTAGACACTCTTCCTTTATAAACCATATACAACTCAAGTTCACCAGAACCACGCTTCGAATCTCTATCTTTATTACCTTTCTCATGACCATTCTCCTCCCTTCCATGTTCATACCCTTCATACTCGTCTCTCCTCCGCCTCTCATATCGATCACTATCTCTATCTCTGTCTCTATCATTCCCCCTTCTATCGTCTCTTTCGCGCCTATCTCTTCCTCCGTCTCTATCTCTATCATTCCCTCTTCTGTAATCCCTTTTATCATCTCTTTCATACCTATCTCCATGTCTATCTCTTCTATCCCTATCTTTGTAACTGTAACTATCATCATCATCCCTATCTTTCTCATACCTGTCAGTTGATTCCTTTTCCTTCATTTTCTCTCTAGCTTCAGTTTCGATCTCTTCACGAAGCTCCTTGGCACGATCCCTATCATCTGAAATTGCCAACGCCTTGAACTTGGTCTTCGAAGTAGCATTCTCTTTCTGAATCTCTTTCTCCTTCTTAGGTTTAGGAGGAAGAATAGCATGAATTATGGTGAGAAGAGTTCGAACAAAGTAATCCGGCATCTCAGCACCGTTTTCTTTGAGTTTAGCGTCGAATTCCTCGACGGAATCGGAGGAGTGACCTAAGTCGGTGATAAACTCAGCAAGAACCTTGTCGCCGGCTCCGGTGTGGGATTCTAACTCGGTGCATACCTTGGAAACGAGTGAAAGGTACTCGAGTTTCTTCAATCCATCATCTTGCGGAATTTTTGCACCCATGATTGAAGACAGTAGCAACAACAATTTGGGGGAATAAACAGAGTGAAACGAACCAATTCGCCGCCGCCGACGCCGCCTTTTCTATGTTTTTGGGGCGGTTTTGTGAATTCTGAATGTGATGGAAAGGTttgaaaatgaatttgatttgGGGATTGATTTTGTATGAGGTTGAGAGTTGAGAGAGTGTAAAAGTGCAAATCCTGAAGGAGCTAAACACCTTCGAGGAAATAGCTTATTAGTTTTtagttttagcttatttttcatgcaaatagcttatttaatataaattatgttttatgttattttataagttaattttagtgaaaattataattttataagctattttgttataaattataggcttaaatgcagttttgtcccccctattttgattaaatcagaattttaccccccgttttaaaacgcggacttttaccccttgttttataattttttggattttgcccccctaaaattctgctttcgagtcacaactttaaagcttcgcacacaactcaattttgattaataattcaccaaaacgataccgaaatgaccgtaatcgagttatctttccacataatcaaaccccacttaatttggagttacaaagagagattaattaccgttttagtgaatgtatgtcccccaaaattctgcaaaaaatctgctttcgagtcacaacttcaaagcttcgcatacaacccAATTtagatccataattcaccaaacggctaccgaaattACCGtgatcgagttagctttccacagaatcaaaccccacgaaatttggagttacatagagagattaattaccgttttagtgaaggtctgtccaattactaattctgcagaaatctacttgtgatctttaaattcaacatcgtctaccgaacacatcgtaactccaaattcgacgaaattgaaattccaacaaggtaatttcgttagatttccatacatgtaaatagtattaaaaaatgagctacagggtgagaggaatgacgaaaataccagtagtagtttcatacgataattaatttgaacagaccttcactaaaacggtaattaatctctctctgtaactctaaatttagtggagtttgattatgtggaaaactaactcgattgcggtcgtttcggtaccagtttggtgaattattaatccaaattgagttatgtgcgaagctttgaacttgaggctcagaagtagattttgtgcaaaatttggGGGGGGCAaaatctaacaaattataaaattgggggggtaaaattccgcattttaaaataggcgggtaaaattccgcatttttcaaaatacggggggtaaaactgcatttaagtctAAATTatattgacaaacttataataatacatgaaaattgcataagctatttacataaactcaaaaataaggtAATTCAAACCGgacgatattttttttattcttcaaacTAAATCTTTTTGCTTTATTTGACCAAAGAGAAaaaatcttttttcatttttttggtaagataaacaaatttatgcttcaaaaaaagataaacaaatttattatactcaattaaaactattttaaaaacatctacgaaaaaaaactattttaaaaacGATTTTAaagtgtttaataaaaaaataattaaaggtgTTGCGCACAAAAAACGATTTAAAAGTTATGTGTTCACCACATACCTACAGATTAGTATTATCATATACTATCATCTAAAAGACAACTATTTAGTTCATTCACTATTTCTAAAAATTTagctttgatttttttataaatactaaATTTAGCTATTTAATATGTTCTCTTAGTGTACAAATATTATCCTTTTAAACAATTTTGCTTCATTATCAAACGTTAGGTCTAAAATATGACATATTTTAAATGGagtttttaagagatttttttaatagttttattGATGTTGATGTTTTATATTAAAAGATTATATGGTATACTAAGTCATTTGAAACACATTGCAGTCTCTTCAGTAGTTGATAAGAATATTGTATAAAATTTGTAGGTCAGAGTTCGAATTCTGATACTTTCACATATTCatcttaaaaaagaaaaattataccaactaaacatggaaaaaaaatacattataaattcttttgccttaactacacatttgatatcttacgtttattttagatttcaatttggtctgttacgtttaaaaaatatcaatttggtcccttacgtttattttatgtttcaagttagtcctttccgtcaattttgtcacatgtggcagccaatttgcatatgtggacagacaTGTGACACTTgtacacactgacacgtgtattgTTCAAACGCTATTAGTGACAAatctaacggaaatgactaacttgaaacctaaaataaatgtaagggaccaaattaatactttttaaacgtaagagaccaaattaaaacataaaataaacgtaaggaaccaaatgtgtagttaagccaaatttttttagttcaaaagtataatgaaaagataaaaacttttacattttaaaataagggaGTCAAATCCTCGAAGAAAATGgaaaaaccaaaatttcaattaTGCCTTCAATTTTATATACAAGTCCTCTTAGAAATGAGTCAAACAAACGTTTTTATATACTAGTACTTAACATAAATCAAAAGATATTTTCTTCTTGGATCTCTGTAAATCCTCATTTGTCCtcgaaaattttaaaaatgctcccctcgttacttaagtagcgaattcATGGGGGGTCAAATTGGGAAAAAACAGTTCGCGACTTAAAATGTGAACCTTATAAAATAGGAGGTGGAGGAAGGAAGTGagatacaaaaatattagattttataatATTCACATTCTAAGATATGAACTGTTTTTTccttaatttttgttatttacacACTCGTATCCTGCATTACGGGGTAGTATTAGAAAGGTCGAGGGATGCGTGTGAGATTCAGATTGCGCTAGAAGAAGGAATCAAGGGAGATTCAATTGCAGTCTTACAAAGAGATGGAGCAAAAACTACAGCTAAAATTGGTCAAGGAtggaaaag from Trifolium pratense cultivar HEN17-A07 linkage group LG1, ARS_RC_1.1, whole genome shotgun sequence includes these protein-coding regions:
- the LOC123901405 gene encoding probable pre-mRNA-splicing factor ATP-dependent RNA helicase DEAH5 isoform X1 — protein: MGAKIPQDDGLKKLEYLSLVSKVCTELESHTGAGDKVLAEFITDLGHSSDSVEEFDAKLKENGAEMPDYFVRTLLTIIHAILPPKPKKEKEIQKENATSKTKFKALAISDDRDRAKELREEIETEAREKMKEKESTDRYEKDRDDDDSYSYKDRDRRDRHGDRYERDDKRDYRRGNDRDRDGGRDRRERDDRRGNDRDRDRDSDRYERRRRDEYEGYEHGREENGHEKGNKDRDSKRGSGELELYMVYKGRVSRVMDTGCFVQLDDFRGKEGLVHVSQMATRKIGNAKEVVKRDQQVYVKVISVSGSKLSLSMRDVDQHTGKDLLPLKKRSEEETFRTNPQDSKDGPVARTGLSGIRIVEEDDVGSSRRPFKRMSSPDIWEAKQLIASGVLSVSEYPSYDDEADGVMYQEEGAEEELEIEMNDDEPAFLQGQTKSSIDMSPVKIFKNPEGSLGRAAALQSALIKERREVREQQQRTMIDSIPKDLNRPWEDPMPESGERHLAQELKGVGLSAYDMPEWKKDAYGKTITFGQRSKLSIQEQRESLPIYKLKKELIQAVHDNQVLVVIGETGSGKTTQVTQYLAEAGYTTRGKIGCTQPRRVAAMSVAKRVAEEFGCRLGEEVGYAIRFEDCTGPDTVIKYMTDGMLLREILVDENLSQYFVIMLDEAHERTIYTDVLFGLLKQLVKRRPELRLIVTSATLDAEKFSGYFFNCNIFTIPGRTFPVEVLYTKQPESDYLDASLITVLQIHLTEPEGDILLFLTGQEEIDFACQSLYERMKGLGKNVPELIILPVYSALPSEMQSRIFDPAPPGKRKVVVATNIAEASLTIDGIFYVIDPGFAKQNVYNPKLGLDSLVITPISQASAKQRAGRAGRTGPGKCYRLYTESAYRNEMSPTSIPEIQRINLGTTTLSMKAMGINDLLSFDFMDPPSPQALISAMEQLYSLGALDEEGLLTKLGRKMAEFPLDPPLSKMLLASVDLGCSDEILTIIAMIQTGNIFYRPREKQAQADQKKARFFQAEGDHLTLLAVYESWKSKNFSGPWCFENFVQSRSLRRAQDVRKQLLTIMDKYKLDVVSAGKNFTKTRKAITAGFFFHAARKDPQEGYRTLVENQPVYIHPSSALFQRQPDWVIYHELVMTTKEYMREVTVIDPKWLVELAPQFFKVADPTKMSKRKRQERIEPLYDRYHEPNSWRLSKRRA